The following coding sequences lie in one Vibrio splendidus genomic window:
- a CDS encoding ethylbenzene dehydrogenase-related protein, with protein sequence MKYSMMTLSAVAVLMIIPASAVQAKDKILESSKLASNIVIDGSVDAVWDQAKPLTQKVNKLPYKPNNGYEGIKKTSVEMKSMYDDEYIYFLFSYADPTKSIDRFPWIKQEDGSWKQLKNKDDTGHDNTYYEDKFAVYWNINAEGFSDKGCNAACHRAKKGKNAGRDDKNPARKYTNREGEFIDMWHWKGVRNCGS encoded by the coding sequence ATGAAGTACTCAATGATGACGCTATCAGCCGTGGCTGTACTTATGATCATTCCAGCCAGTGCTGTTCAAGCAAAAGATAAGATACTAGAGAGCAGTAAGCTTGCCTCAAATATAGTTATCGATGGCAGCGTTGATGCCGTTTGGGATCAAGCTAAACCGCTGACTCAGAAGGTGAATAAATTACCGTATAAGCCAAATAATGGCTATGAGGGTATTAAAAAAACCAGCGTGGAAATGAAATCAATGTATGACGATGAATACATTTATTTCTTGTTTAGTTATGCCGATCCGACCAAAAGTATTGACCGCTTTCCTTGGATTAAGCAAGAGGATGGTTCATGGAAACAGTTAAAAAATAAAGATGACACCGGACATGACAATACCTATTACGAAGACAAATTTGCGGTCTATTGGAATATCAATGCTGAAGGCTTTTCTGATAAGGGGTGTAATGCTGCGTGTCACAGAGCTAAAAAGGGAAAAAACGCAGGGCGTGATGACAAGAACCCTGCACGGAAATACACCAATCGTGAAGGGGAGTTTATTGATATGTGGCACTGGAAAGGTGTGAGAAACTGCGGTTCATAA
- a CDS encoding cytochrome C has translation MVKTVTQYVSYLFVLTTLSILFIPLSISSESTVQDSTVHNAKPFSSQITNEAGMHTLIKENKRCIRCHQKKRLLKNIDAIASVGAHASTEFYNNCTACHGRKGSHPKDSDLVSVIPFDDHVDLPIFEQNQKCIACHSPESLRAREWTHDVHATKLTCSNCHNLHRDSDPIIGISKKFRIGLCATCHEAILREKALKSHR, from the coding sequence ATGGTCAAAACAGTTACTCAATATGTTTCTTATTTATTTGTGTTGACCACGTTGAGTATATTATTTATTCCGTTATCGATCTCTTCTGAGTCAACAGTTCAGGATTCCACTGTCCATAATGCAAAACCGTTTTCTAGCCAAATTACCAATGAAGCGGGAATGCATACTTTAATAAAGGAAAATAAGCGTTGTATACGGTGCCATCAAAAAAAGCGTCTGCTTAAAAATATTGATGCCATCGCTTCTGTAGGCGCACATGCCAGTACCGAGTTTTACAACAACTGTACGGCTTGTCATGGCAGAAAAGGTTCTCACCCCAAAGATTCTGATCTAGTGAGTGTGATTCCATTCGATGATCATGTCGACTTACCAATTTTCGAACAAAACCAAAAGTGTATCGCCTGTCATTCTCCAGAAAGTTTGAGGGCCCGTGAGTGGACCCACGATGTACACGCCACCAAATTAACATGTTCCAACTGCCACAATTTACATCGAGATTCAGACCCGATTATCGGTATCAGTAAGAAGTTCCGTATTGGGCTATGTGCAACCTGCCATGAAGCTATTCTGCGTGAGAAAGCGCTTAAGTCGCATCGGTAA
- a CDS encoding putative bifunctional diguanylate cyclase/phosphodiesterase gives MNKTKRYPANIVFSYLILSSLWVLFSDLAVESLSNDLQEHALAQTVKGLVFIILTSALLWVMVRKNNRDLESANDLDSVTGLHSPSVFYRYLNKRLKKSQASDHYVLFLLDIDNFKSVADQIGFENTNLFLKDIARSIELPIEHQPLSSRVHSDGFACLVKLDDKEDIESYIALVHRRFNQCAYRYDINATCCIGAALFPSDGNNAKQLMASAIHALTEAKKSKNTIEFHDPKLTELERQRQEMVQELRKAIDDKAIDIVFQPKYNIESKFVAGVEVLSRWTHERYGVVSPDIFVALAEENHFCRDLTTLVLEKTASQLRANGLLGNELNSVSVNISAVELNSVDDMNHLDEYLRKDPEFARLLCLEITETAILKDIDQCAIAVQTLKKQGVSFSIDDFGVGYTSFGIFSKLDVDEIKVDRSYINGLEDDYRSRAITSGIIDIARGFGINVVAEGVENAQQLSILKTLNCEQAQGYYLGYPMSSKQLKVSLTPEKEPCSTT, from the coding sequence ATGAACAAGACAAAAAGATATCCGGCCAACATAGTATTCAGTTACTTAATACTGTCATCTTTATGGGTTTTATTTTCTGATCTCGCGGTCGAATCACTATCAAATGACTTGCAAGAACACGCCTTAGCACAGACAGTCAAAGGCCTGGTATTTATCATTCTAACGTCTGCTTTGTTATGGGTAATGGTTCGGAAAAATAATCGAGATTTAGAGAGCGCTAACGATCTTGATAGTGTTACTGGGCTTCATAGCCCATCAGTTTTTTATCGATATTTAAACAAAAGGCTAAAAAAATCCCAGGCCAGTGACCATTATGTCCTCTTCTTACTCGATATTGATAACTTCAAATCTGTAGCTGATCAGATTGGGTTCGAAAATACGAATTTATTTTTAAAAGACATCGCCCGATCGATTGAACTTCCTATTGAGCATCAACCACTTTCTTCACGGGTACATTCCGATGGTTTCGCATGTTTAGTCAAACTCGATGATAAGGAAGATATTGAATCCTACATTGCTCTCGTACATCGTAGATTTAACCAATGTGCTTATCGTTATGATATCAACGCCACTTGTTGTATTGGCGCTGCTCTATTCCCCTCTGATGGAAATAATGCCAAGCAACTTATGGCATCAGCAATCCACGCCTTAACTGAAGCAAAAAAAAGCAAGAATACGATAGAGTTCCATGACCCAAAACTCACTGAGCTTGAACGTCAACGTCAAGAAATGGTGCAAGAATTACGTAAAGCGATTGATGACAAAGCGATTGATATTGTGTTTCAGCCTAAATACAACATTGAAAGTAAATTTGTCGCTGGCGTGGAAGTGTTGTCTCGTTGGACGCATGAGCGCTATGGTGTCGTTTCACCGGATATCTTTGTCGCGCTAGCAGAAGAGAATCATTTTTGTCGTGATTTGACTACGTTAGTTCTAGAGAAGACTGCGTCACAACTTAGGGCTAATGGCTTGCTAGGAAATGAGCTTAATAGTGTCTCGGTCAATATTTCAGCGGTAGAGCTAAATAGCGTTGATGACATGAACCATCTGGATGAATATCTACGAAAGGATCCCGAGTTTGCTCGCTTACTTTGTCTTGAAATCACTGAAACCGCTATTTTGAAAGATATAGATCAGTGTGCAATCGCTGTTCAGACGTTAAAAAAACAAGGGGTGTCCTTTTCGATAGATGACTTTGGTGTTGGTTACACTTCTTTTGGTATATTTAGCAAATTAGATGTAGATGAAATCAAAGTCGATCGCAGTTACATCAATGGGTTAGAAGATGATTATCGTTCTAGAGCCATCACGTCTGGTATCATTGATATAGCGCGAGGGTTTGGCATTAATGTCGTGGCTGAAGGGGTTGAAAATGCTCAACAACTGTCAATTTTAAAAACGTTAAATTGCGAACAAGCCCAAGGTTATTATCTGGGCTACCCGATGTCCTCCAAACAGTTAAAAGTAAGTCTTACCCCTGAAAAAGAACCATGTTCAACAACATAA
- a CDS encoding fructose-specific PTS transporter subunit EIIC, with protein sequence MSTLTTQATNTSSNSNNKNSSSDFKKILSTMKGHLLFGTSHMLPFIVAGGVLLALAVMASGKGAVPADGLLADISNIGIKGLVLFPIILGGFIGYSIADKPALAPAMISSGIMADMGGGFLGCIVAGFIAGGVVFQLKKIPLSANMTALGAYFIYPLLGTLISAGIVLWGIGEPIKLFMSSMNEFLASMAGASKMVLGTILGGMTAFDMGGPINKVATLFAQTQVDTQPWLMGGVGIAICTPPLGMALATFLFQNKFSKQEQEAGKAAAIMGSIGISEGAIPFAANDPMRVLPSIVAGGIVGCVFGFMTDVLLHAPWGGLITAPVSSNIPMYVVGIALGSLTTAVIVGFWKPVAVETDEDMAEAPVQAQAAPVAGEGEYDIVAVTCCPSGVAHTFMAAKALEKAGLAAGLKIKVETQGQNGIQNRISDLDVANARLVILAHDIQVKDAHRFANANVIECSTKEAMKKAATMVAI encoded by the coding sequence ATGAGCACCCTAACAACTCAAGCTACGAATACCAGTAGCAATTCTAATAATAAGAATAGTAGTAGCGACTTTAAAAAAATCCTTAGTACCATGAAAGGCCACCTGCTTTTCGGAACCTCACACATGCTGCCTTTCATCGTAGCTGGCGGTGTTCTATTGGCCTTAGCGGTAATGGCATCAGGCAAAGGTGCGGTTCCGGCCGACGGCCTGCTGGCAGACATCTCTAATATCGGTATCAAAGGCCTTGTTCTTTTCCCAATCATTCTTGGCGGCTTTATTGGTTACTCAATTGCAGATAAACCAGCACTAGCGCCAGCCATGATCTCATCAGGCATCATGGCTGACATGGGCGGCGGCTTCCTTGGCTGTATCGTGGCAGGCTTTATCGCCGGTGGCGTGGTGTTCCAACTTAAGAAGATCCCGCTTTCTGCGAACATGACAGCGCTAGGTGCTTACTTCATCTACCCGCTTCTAGGCACTTTAATCTCTGCAGGTATCGTATTGTGGGGCATCGGTGAGCCAATCAAACTGTTCATGTCTTCTATGAACGAGTTCTTAGCTTCAATGGCTGGCGCATCTAAGATGGTTCTAGGCACAATCCTTGGCGGTATGACTGCGTTTGATATGGGCGGCCCTATCAACAAAGTAGCGACCCTATTTGCTCAAACTCAAGTAGACACACAACCGTGGCTAATGGGCGGCGTAGGCATCGCGATTTGTACGCCACCTCTAGGTATGGCATTGGCGACTTTCCTATTCCAAAACAAGTTCTCTAAACAAGAGCAAGAAGCAGGTAAAGCAGCAGCAATCATGGGTTCTATCGGTATATCTGAGGGTGCTATCCCATTCGCAGCAAATGACCCAATGCGCGTACTTCCTTCAATCGTTGCCGGCGGTATTGTTGGTTGTGTGTTTGGCTTCATGACAGACGTTCTATTGCACGCACCGTGGGGCGGCCTAATTACGGCACCAGTATCAAGCAACATTCCAATGTACGTCGTCGGTATTGCACTTGGCTCACTAACCACAGCCGTTATCGTTGGCTTCTGGAAACCAGTGGCTGTTGAAACCGATGAAGACATGGCTGAAGCGCCAGTACAAGCTCAAGCGGCTCCAGTAGCAGGCGAAGGCGAGTACGACATCGTAGCAGTAACATGTTGTCCTTCTGGTGTTGCACACACCTTCATGGCAGCAAAAGCACTAGAGAAAGCAGGTTTAGCAGCAGGTCTTAAGATTAAGGTAGAAACACAAGGTCAAAACGGTATTCAGAACCGCATCAGCGACCTAGATGTGGCTAACGCAAGGCTGGTTATCTTGGCTCACGATATTCAAGTGAAAGACGCACACCGCTTTGCTAACGCGAACGTGATTGAATGCTCGACTAAGGAAGCGATGAAGAAAGCCGCGACTATGGTCGCTATTTAA
- a CDS encoding HAD family hydrolase, with product MKHHVMLDIDGTLLQSYEMDEQCFVDAVRETTGLEISTDWGSYPFVTDRGILKTFIEQQDLKYSLAELESIVKPIFIRNVQQSVKTSPAQEVSGAKKFVSYLLDSDEYIVSIATGGWGETAKIKLDSAGFETEKLAIMSSNDHYSRIKIMELAKSIINQIDNYPVTYFGDAEWDLEACKELAINVVIVGDRVNHYQRIQDFNCLDTALSFVK from the coding sequence ATGAAACATCATGTAATGTTAGATATTGATGGAACACTACTCCAGTCATATGAAATGGATGAACAGTGTTTTGTTGATGCTGTGCGAGAAACTACAGGGCTTGAAATATCGACAGATTGGGGTAGTTATCCCTTTGTCACAGATAGAGGAATATTAAAAACTTTTATTGAGCAACAAGACCTCAAATATTCTCTAGCTGAATTAGAGAGTATCGTTAAGCCTATTTTTATCCGTAATGTTCAGCAATCTGTTAAAACGTCACCTGCTCAAGAAGTATCCGGAGCCAAAAAATTCGTGTCATATCTGTTAGACAGTGACGAATATATTGTTTCTATTGCTACAGGCGGGTGGGGAGAAACAGCCAAGATAAAGTTGGATTCAGCGGGTTTTGAAACTGAGAAACTAGCTATTATGTCATCAAATGATCACTACTCTCGTATCAAAATTATGGAGCTAGCAAAATCAATAATCAACCAAATTGATAACTATCCTGTTACCTATTTTGGTGACGCAGAGTGGGACTTAGAAGCGTGCAAAGAGTTAGCTATTAATGTAGTGATTGTCGGTGATAGAGTAAATCACTACCAGCGTATTCAAGACTTTAACTGTTTAGATACTGCTCTGAGTTTCGTGAAATAG
- a CDS encoding LysR family transcriptional regulator, with protein MPFMKPNCSLDDLRCFCAVARSGSFKNAALSLGIPLSTLSRRIRQLEADLQLRLLNRDAHRIVLTSTGEQYFQRSALLFDELDNIDEDLHRDKHQPQGKIRISAPINAGSQFLRTIFYDFLLQYPDIKLDLNLSNSLIDIEAEGMDVVFRVGNVVVDNWIARQLKHIHFILCSHPDYDISTITTPDKLCDHPTIICHPMTPWQLIHKESGEEFNYHSQKNVRLELDEIVMLTHAIKTGLGIGYVPDYFALPMIAQGEMSHVLPNWRSKERTLFMLYRDRDHLPMRVRLFIEFVMLRFEAN; from the coding sequence ATGCCATTTATGAAACCTAATTGTTCGTTAGACGATCTGCGTTGTTTTTGTGCTGTAGCACGTTCAGGCAGTTTTAAAAACGCAGCCCTATCTTTGGGTATTCCGCTCTCAACCTTAAGCCGCCGCATCCGTCAGTTAGAGGCCGATTTGCAACTTCGCCTGCTCAACCGCGACGCACACCGTATTGTCCTGACCAGTACTGGCGAGCAATACTTTCAACGTTCAGCCTTATTATTTGATGAACTTGATAATATCGACGAAGACCTGCATCGAGATAAACATCAACCACAGGGAAAAATTCGTATATCCGCGCCAATCAACGCAGGTTCGCAATTTCTACGCACGATTTTTTATGATTTCCTACTTCAGTATCCGGATATTAAGCTGGATCTGAACCTATCAAATTCATTGATTGATATCGAAGCCGAAGGAATGGATGTGGTTTTTCGTGTCGGAAACGTAGTAGTCGATAACTGGATTGCTCGGCAGTTAAAACACATTCACTTCATCTTGTGCTCTCATCCTGATTACGATATTTCGACAATAACCACACCTGACAAATTATGCGATCATCCAACCATCATTTGCCATCCGATGACACCATGGCAACTGATACACAAAGAGAGTGGCGAAGAATTTAACTATCACTCGCAAAAAAACGTCAGACTGGAATTGGATGAAATTGTGATGCTAACTCACGCTATAAAGACGGGTTTGGGGATTGGGTATGTACCGGATTATTTTGCGTTGCCAATGATCGCTCAGGGTGAAATGAGCCATGTATTGCCCAACTGGCGTAGCAAAGAACGCACACTGTTTATGCTCTATCGCGATCGGGATCATCTGCCGATGCGGGTACGCCTATTTATCGAATTTGTCATGCTGCGCTTTGAAGCGAATTAA
- a CDS encoding DMT family transporter, whose product MLLSLPPSVMLSLAIMLEVVATSLLPKTQQFTSLPATAAVLVGYGCAFYLLSLTVQTMSLGVAYAIWCGAGIVLVAALSWLVYGQKLDIFAIIGIALILVGVVIINLYSTSVSH is encoded by the coding sequence ATGCTTTTATCTCTTCCGCCCTCAGTGATGCTGTCACTCGCTATTATGCTTGAAGTTGTCGCCACTTCTCTATTACCTAAAACACAACAGTTTACTTCTCTACCCGCCACTGCCGCAGTGCTAGTCGGTTATGGCTGTGCCTTTTATCTGTTGTCTCTCACGGTGCAAACCATGTCTTTGGGTGTGGCGTATGCGATTTGGTGTGGGGCAGGGATAGTGCTAGTCGCAGCTTTGTCTTGGTTAGTCTACGGGCAAAAACTGGATATCTTCGCGATCATCGGTATCGCTTTGATTTTGGTGGGCGTGGTGATTATCAACCTGTATTCGACGTCGGTGAGTCATTAG
- a CDS encoding ABC transporter substrate-binding protein — protein MDFKKHSTALLISSLLTPFISVTAVAETLPAGVSLAKDQHLVRANDAEAATLDPAKAEGLPEMHILRDLFEGLVIQDRDGNITPGVAESWETEDNQTFVFHLRKDAKWSNGDPVTADDFVYALRRAVDPKLASPNVWYLKLTQISNIADVAEAKKPVEELGISAVDKHTVKFELDSKVPYFVAMTGHTSMMPVHKTTLENSDKPWSDPKQFVGNGAFGLDEWVVNERIELKKNPNYWDSSDTNLTQVTYIPFENQNSSINRYAVGEVDITSDVPTHMAQQLKTKYQDAYTAVPLLCTYYYAFNTTRPPFDDARVRKAVSYSMMRDVITNGVTQVGNLPAYTFAHEYTAGFDATQPEYSEWTQKERDQKAKELLKEAGYDASNPLDFKLLYNTSESNKSIAVAIASMLKGNLDAQVELENQEWKSYLVSRRQGDFDVMRASWCGDYNEASTFLSLLRSESSGNFARYNNDKYDSAMDSALAATNEQDRQGFYDQAEQLLAEDMPIAPIYYYMQARLVRPSVGGFAKNNVEGRIYSKDLYIKE, from the coding sequence ATGGATTTTAAAAAACATTCAACGGCTTTACTCATTTCATCTTTATTGACCCCTTTTATATCAGTGACTGCCGTTGCTGAAACCTTACCTGCTGGTGTTTCGCTGGCAAAAGACCAGCATTTAGTTCGTGCTAACGATGCAGAAGCGGCGACGCTTGATCCTGCGAAAGCAGAAGGCCTGCCGGAAATGCACATCCTACGTGACCTATTTGAGGGTTTAGTGATTCAAGATCGCGATGGCAATATCACTCCAGGTGTCGCGGAATCTTGGGAAACCGAAGACAACCAGACGTTTGTATTCCACCTGCGTAAAGACGCGAAATGGTCGAATGGCGATCCGGTGACGGCCGATGATTTCGTGTATGCGTTAAGACGCGCGGTCGACCCGAAACTGGCTTCGCCGAATGTTTGGTATCTTAAACTTACTCAAATCAGCAATATTGCTGACGTGGCGGAAGCTAAGAAGCCCGTTGAAGAGTTAGGTATCTCTGCCGTTGACAAGCACACGGTGAAGTTCGAGCTTGATAGTAAAGTGCCTTACTTTGTGGCGATGACAGGCCACACCTCAATGATGCCAGTTCACAAGACAACGCTAGAAAACAGCGACAAGCCGTGGAGCGATCCTAAGCAGTTTGTGGGGAATGGCGCTTTTGGTTTAGACGAGTGGGTGGTTAACGAACGGATTGAACTGAAGAAGAATCCTAACTATTGGGACAGTTCAGATACGAACCTAACTCAAGTGACATACATTCCGTTTGAGAACCAAAATTCTTCGATTAACCGTTATGCGGTGGGTGAGGTTGATATCACGTCTGATGTACCAACACATATGGCGCAACAGCTGAAAACAAAGTATCAAGACGCTTATACCGCCGTCCCTCTACTGTGTACTTATTACTACGCATTCAATACCACACGACCTCCGTTTGATGACGCGAGAGTGCGTAAAGCGGTGTCTTACTCAATGATGCGTGATGTGATTACCAATGGCGTCACTCAGGTGGGTAACTTGCCGGCTTATACCTTTGCCCATGAGTACACGGCAGGCTTTGATGCGACTCAGCCTGAATATAGTGAATGGACTCAAAAGGAACGAGACCAAAAGGCGAAAGAGCTGTTGAAAGAAGCGGGCTACGATGCGTCTAACCCATTAGATTTCAAATTGCTCTATAACACCAGTGAATCGAACAAGTCGATTGCGGTGGCGATTGCATCCATGCTGAAAGGCAATCTAGACGCGCAAGTTGAGCTGGAAAACCAAGAGTGGAAGTCTTACCTAGTATCACGTCGCCAAGGTGATTTTGATGTAATGCGAGCGTCTTGGTGCGGTGACTACAATGAAGCGTCGACCTTCTTGAGCCTATTGCGCTCAGAGTCATCGGGTAATTTTGCTCGTTACAACAACGACAAGTACGACTCAGCGATGGACAGCGCATTAGCCGCAACCAATGAGCAAGATCGCCAAGGTTTCTATGATCAAGCGGAGCAGTTACTGGCTGAAGATATGCCTATCGCGCCAATCTATTACTACATGCAGGCTCGCCTAGTGCGACCAAGTGTCGGTGGTTTTGCTAAGAACAACGTTGAAGGGCGCATCTATTCTAAGGATCTTTATATCAAAGAATAG
- the mpaA gene encoding murein tripeptide amidase MpaA, translating to MSLIPRTERAAFSIKPLSYGKSVLGAPLIYFPAQIESESRGLILAGTHGDETASIAGLSCALRSLPAANLRHDVILSMNPDGNQLGTRANANQVDLNRAFPTKNWTENGTVYRWSSHTPVRDVKVKTGQVDQLEPEVQSLINLIEQRQPKFVISFHEPLAMVDDPTQSELAIWLGKQFNLPLVEDVDYETPGSFGTWCQERNLPCITVELPPVSADLTIEKYLDAFVAVLGCEGVV from the coding sequence GTGAGTTTAATTCCAAGAACGGAAAGAGCTGCGTTTTCGATAAAGCCGCTGTCATATGGAAAATCGGTGTTGGGTGCACCTTTGATCTATTTCCCCGCGCAAATCGAAAGCGAATCTCGCGGACTGATTTTAGCAGGCACACACGGTGATGAAACTGCTTCTATCGCGGGTTTATCTTGCGCGCTAAGAAGCTTACCTGCCGCCAACTTGCGACACGATGTGATCTTATCGATGAACCCAGACGGTAATCAACTAGGCACTCGCGCTAACGCTAACCAAGTCGATTTGAACCGCGCCTTTCCGACTAAAAACTGGACAGAAAACGGCACCGTCTATCGTTGGAGTTCACACACACCAGTCAGAGATGTAAAAGTTAAAACCGGCCAAGTCGATCAACTTGAACCTGAAGTGCAGTCACTTATCAACCTCATTGAGCAGCGCCAACCCAAGTTCGTCATCTCGTTCCACGAACCACTCGCCATGGTCGACGACCCAACTCAATCAGAACTCGCTATTTGGCTAGGCAAACAGTTCAACCTACCACTCGTTGAAGATGTGGATTACGAAACCCCAGGCTCATTCGGCACATGGTGCCAAGAAAGAAACCTACCGTGTATTACCGTAGAACTGCCGCCCGTTTCTGCGGATCTGACTATCGAGAAATATTTGGATGCGTTTGTGGCGGTGTTGGGGTGTGAGGGAGTTGTTTAA
- a CDS encoding cytochrome c3 family protein, which produces MSTTKYLIGVLLAGVCVLVVAEDLPNPDEHNLANIHLKDETCAGQCHLDEEPSDDLEFEYNSCVECHDDFGHLEGRQHNLKHKESEEMECVECHLPHEEFDPKDSCIDCHDEEDEELSDFYSVRLERYLNTSSLNF; this is translated from the coding sequence ATGAGTACGACTAAATATTTAATTGGTGTGTTACTTGCTGGAGTATGCGTTCTGGTGGTCGCTGAAGATTTACCTAATCCAGATGAGCATAATCTAGCGAATATTCACTTAAAGGATGAAACATGTGCGGGGCAGTGCCATCTAGACGAAGAGCCTTCTGACGATCTTGAGTTTGAATATAACAGCTGCGTGGAGTGTCATGATGATTTTGGTCACCTCGAAGGGCGCCAGCATAATCTAAAGCACAAAGAGAGCGAGGAGATGGAGTGCGTCGAGTGTCACCTTCCTCATGAAGAATTTGATCCTAAGGATAGCTGTATAGATTGCCACGATGAAGAAGACGAGGAATTATCAGACTTTTATTCAGTTAGGCTAGAGCGCTATTTAAATACGTCTAGCCTTAATTTCTAG
- a CDS encoding DMT family transporter: MKSDSTFKAAVLLIICTFFWGSCFPIGKLALNEVHALTLVFWRFIIAASCLAIYLKAARMPKLYLSSRQWCWVIAVSVVGVGGLNLCLFTGLAYTSATNGSLIMALSPLMTSLITCIALRTLPSFAQCFSLLVSLTGVLIVITNGHPKELLSMQINHGDKLIFCGMLAWSLYTYFSQGISRWIPVISYTFVGMLSGAAVIGAMCLASPEVLPFTELWNSSALGVSEVVYIGVFGTVAGYLLWLNGVRHLGSANAALFFNFVPIFSVLTSFMLGQAVTPLQLIGIAIVIAGLLLPGIQNFKRTSRTCA, translated from the coding sequence ATGAAATCTGATTCAACTTTTAAAGCCGCTGTTCTTCTCATCATCTGTACTTTCTTTTGGGGCAGTTGTTTTCCTATTGGTAAGCTCGCATTAAACGAAGTGCACGCGCTGACACTAGTGTTCTGGCGTTTTATAATTGCGGCTTCGTGTCTGGCGATATACCTCAAAGCGGCGCGGATGCCCAAGCTTTACTTGAGTTCGCGGCAATGGTGCTGGGTCATCGCCGTTAGCGTTGTGGGCGTGGGTGGGCTCAATCTTTGCTTATTTACCGGATTAGCTTACACCAGTGCGACAAATGGCTCATTAATCATGGCGCTCAGCCCACTGATGACTTCGCTGATTACGTGTATTGCTCTTCGAACGCTGCCGTCTTTCGCCCAGTGTTTTAGTCTGCTAGTTAGCTTGACCGGCGTACTGATCGTAATCACCAATGGGCATCCGAAAGAACTGCTCTCAATGCAGATCAACCACGGTGATAAACTCATCTTTTGCGGCATGTTGGCTTGGAGTTTGTACACTTACTTCAGTCAGGGTATCAGTCGCTGGATACCTGTTATTTCTTATACTTTTGTCGGTATGCTAAGCGGAGCGGCGGTGATTGGTGCGATGTGTCTGGCATCGCCAGAAGTACTTCCGTTCACTGAGCTTTGGAATAGTAGCGCGTTGGGAGTGTCAGAAGTGGTGTATATCGGAGTGTTTGGTACGGTTGCCGGTTATTTACTGTGGTTAAATGGTGTGCGTCACCTCGGCTCGGCGAATGCTGCACTGTTCTTTAACTTTGTACCGATTTTCTCTGTGCTGACTTCATTTATGCTCGGACAGGCAGTCACGCCGTTACAATTGATCGGCATTGCGATTGTTATTGCAGGCCTACTGCTACCAGGTATTCAAAATTTTAAACGCACGTCGCGAACCTGCGCTTAA